A stretch of the Polluticoccus soli genome encodes the following:
- a CDS encoding DUF72 domain-containing protein: protein MEFGKVTDAELKQIDFTLPPDPPGTKEVLKKGKGKTKFYIGCAKWGRKDWVGKLYPVGTKEKDFLEHYAGLFNCIEFNATFYKSPTADQVLKWKEKVPNNFLFCPKFPQTITHLKRLKNVDRELDDYLAAITEFGKNLGPIFLLPNPQMAPKSMENITGFMENFPKDMDLFLELRHADWYKDEYGFNQELFDFLRKKKRGTIITDAAGRRDCVHMHLSTPECFIRFVGNSLHETDYERIDDWVKRIKKWMKEGLETCYFFMHQHEELHSPELIKYFIEQLNKHAGTEISVPKMQYEGDLFK, encoded by the coding sequence ATGGAATTTGGAAAGGTAACCGATGCCGAACTCAAACAGATAGACTTCACGTTACCACCAGATCCTCCTGGAACAAAAGAGGTTCTGAAAAAAGGTAAGGGCAAAACGAAATTCTATATCGGCTGCGCTAAATGGGGCCGAAAGGATTGGGTAGGCAAACTGTACCCGGTTGGCACTAAGGAAAAAGATTTCCTCGAGCATTACGCGGGACTTTTCAACTGTATTGAGTTTAATGCCACGTTCTATAAATCGCCCACAGCAGACCAGGTATTGAAGTGGAAGGAAAAAGTCCCTAATAACTTCCTGTTTTGTCCCAAGTTCCCCCAAACCATCACTCACCTAAAACGATTAAAGAATGTCGACAGGGAGCTTGATGACTACCTTGCCGCGATAACTGAGTTTGGCAAGAATCTTGGCCCGATATTCCTGCTGCCCAATCCACAGATGGCTCCTAAGTCAATGGAAAATATTACCGGGTTCATGGAAAACTTTCCTAAGGACATGGACCTTTTCCTTGAGCTTCGCCACGCCGACTGGTATAAAGATGAATATGGCTTTAACCAGGAACTCTTTGATTTCCTTCGCAAGAAAAAGAGGGGAACTATCATAACCGATGCCGCCGGCCGACGCGATTGTGTACACATGCACCTATCCACACCAGAATGCTTCATTCGCTTTGTCGGCAACTCCCTACACGAAACCGATTACGAGCGCATTGATGACTGGGTAAAGCGCATTAAAAAATGGATGAAAGAAGGGCTGGAAACCTGCTATTTTTTCATGCACCAGCACGAGGAGCTTCACTCTCCCGAGTTGATCAAGTATTTTATCGAGCAATTAAATAAGCATGCAGGAACTGAAATATCTGTTCCAAAAATGCAATATGAAGGCGATTTGTTCAAATAA
- a CDS encoding lytic transglycosylase domain-containing protein, whose amino-acid sequence MKKTVKPIAYFFAGIFLSASVFTGLAFRAAEETEQRIDMEKAAAVDAAVAEISKEGKIQFKWYPPTLPASMNFAGEAVPLHRWDVREQFDRELTYNYYNPNAMISIIRLSTRYFPIIEEKLKEYGVPEDFKYLAVAESGLRNVVSPVGAAGFWQFMPKTAPTYGLEVNGEIDERYNVEKGAEAAAKYLKEAYEKFGSWTMAAASYNVGMGGVNKFANQQYKNSYYDLHMPEETMRYVFRILAFKYILTQSEKLGFMVSAEDSYKPVNTKKVEVTSTIEDLPQFAIENGTSYKVLRMLNPWLRDTRLTVRGGKSYNIEVPVDNG is encoded by the coding sequence ATGAAGAAAACAGTTAAACCTATAGCGTATTTCTTTGCCGGTATATTCCTAAGTGCATCGGTTTTTACCGGTCTCGCCTTCCGTGCGGCCGAGGAAACGGAGCAACGTATAGACATGGAGAAGGCAGCTGCAGTTGATGCTGCCGTAGCCGAGATCAGCAAGGAAGGTAAGATACAGTTCAAATGGTATCCGCCTACATTGCCTGCTTCAATGAACTTTGCCGGTGAAGCCGTTCCCCTGCATAGGTGGGATGTACGTGAGCAGTTTGATCGTGAGTTGACTTACAACTACTATAATCCAAACGCTATGATCTCGATCATACGTTTGTCAACAAGGTATTTTCCGATCATTGAGGAGAAGTTGAAGGAGTACGGTGTTCCTGAAGATTTCAAATACCTGGCTGTAGCAGAGAGTGGATTGCGTAACGTAGTTTCTCCCGTAGGTGCTGCTGGTTTCTGGCAGTTCATGCCAAAGACCGCTCCAACATACGGGCTGGAAGTAAACGGTGAGATCGATGAACGCTATAATGTAGAAAAAGGTGCTGAGGCCGCGGCTAAATACCTGAAGGAAGCATACGAGAAGTTCGGTTCGTGGACTATGGCTGCAGCATCGTACAACGTAGGAATGGGTGGTGTTAATAAGTTTGCCAATCAGCAATATAAGAACAGCTACTACGACCTGCATATGCCTGAAGAGACCATGCGCTATGTATTCCGCATCCTGGCGTTCAAGTACATTTTGACCCAGTCGGAAAAATTGGGTTTCATGGTTTCGGCTGAGGACTCGTACAAGCCGGTAAATACTAAGAAAGTGGAAGTAACCAGCACCATTGAAGATCTGCCACAGTTCGCGATCGAGAATGGGACATCATACAAGGTATTAAGGATGCTCAATCCATGGTTGCGAGATACAAGGCTTACAGTAAGAGGCGGTAAGTCATATAATATCGAAGTGCCCGTGGATAACGGATAA
- a CDS encoding S9 family peptidase gives MKYLLLPLLLASAYCQAQNKMTPELLWSLKRVSGVSVSDDGRTLYFSTRQIDWQTEKSTNKEYELDLQTGKQKEWALSGGKSYFQRDKETIYATAENNIYRSTDNGMNWSQVYNGLRDADNIRVSPNGKYVAFSREVLLKPMMGTDIYNDLPKTTAQVYTDLNYRHWDTWEDGKFQHVFIYSAKDGTIKDLMLNEPYDSPQKPFGGIEDFVWSPDSKGLLYVSKKKFGKEYAQSTNTDLYYYNLESGTTTNWTANMEGYDTQPLFSPDGKRIAWTSMRRDGFEADKSDLLVMDLGKEQGYKVNMTGGWDGTVEGFAWDKSGSAIYFTAPWKGTQQLFEVKLPASRLGKMSPVIRQVTDGKFDVTGIVGQSSNKELVISRTDMNHAAELYTVQLANGAMKQVTHENDATYNSLSQSNTELRMVPTSDGKQMGVWVVYPPDFNPAKKYPTLLYCQGGPQSALSQFYSFRWNFQLMAAQGYIVVAPNRRGMPGWGVKWNEDISKDWGGQPMRDYLAAIDDVSKENYVDKSRLGCVGASYGGYSVFMLAGMHDNRFKSFIAHDGLFDMKSWYGTTEELWFANWDLGGAYWRKPIPSGYEKFNPSNFVDKWNAPIMIVQGGTDYRVPIEQGLEAFQAAQLRGIKSKLLYFPNENHWVLHAQNGIAWQREFFKWLDETLK, from the coding sequence ATGAAATATTTATTACTCCCCTTGTTACTGGCTTCAGCTTATTGCCAGGCTCAAAACAAAATGACGCCTGAGCTACTTTGGAGCCTTAAACGTGTAAGTGGTGTCAGCGTTAGTGATGATGGAAGGACGTTATACTTTTCGACTCGCCAGATAGACTGGCAAACTGAAAAGTCGACCAATAAAGAATACGAACTTGACCTGCAAACCGGCAAGCAAAAAGAATGGGCCCTTTCCGGTGGGAAAAGCTATTTCCAACGCGACAAGGAAACCATCTATGCCACAGCAGAGAATAACATATACCGCAGTACAGATAACGGCATGAACTGGTCGCAGGTATACAATGGCCTGAGAGATGCTGATAACATTCGGGTATCACCCAATGGTAAGTACGTAGCCTTCTCGCGCGAAGTACTGCTAAAACCGATGATGGGCACCGACATTTACAACGACCTGCCTAAAACTACAGCACAGGTATATACAGACCTGAACTATCGTCACTGGGATACCTGGGAGGATGGTAAGTTTCAGCACGTGTTCATCTACAGTGCCAAAGACGGTACGATCAAAGACCTCATGTTGAATGAGCCATACGATTCTCCTCAAAAGCCTTTCGGAGGTATAGAAGACTTCGTTTGGTCGCCCGATAGTAAAGGGCTGTTGTACGTGAGCAAGAAAAAATTTGGGAAGGAATACGCGCAAAGCACTAACACGGACCTGTACTACTACAACCTCGAAAGCGGCACAACTACCAATTGGACTGCAAACATGGAGGGCTACGATACGCAACCCCTGTTCAGCCCAGATGGTAAGCGTATTGCCTGGACCAGCATGAGGCGCGATGGCTTTGAGGCTGATAAGAGCGATCTGTTGGTAATGGACCTGGGTAAGGAGCAAGGATACAAGGTGAACATGACCGGTGGTTGGGATGGTACCGTTGAAGGCTTTGCCTGGGATAAATCGGGTAGCGCAATTTACTTTACTGCACCGTGGAAAGGCACACAACAATTGTTTGAAGTGAAGCTTCCTGCCAGCCGTTTAGGTAAAATGTCTCCTGTAATTCGCCAGGTCACTGATGGTAAATTCGATGTAACCGGAATTGTTGGCCAGTCATCGAACAAAGAGCTGGTGATATCACGCACCGATATGAACCATGCAGCTGAGCTGTACACAGTTCAATTAGCCAATGGCGCAATGAAGCAAGTAACGCATGAGAACGATGCAACTTACAATTCTTTGAGTCAAAGCAATACTGAGCTGCGTATGGTTCCAACGTCTGATGGAAAGCAGATGGGTGTGTGGGTGGTATATCCACCGGACTTTAATCCAGCTAAGAAATATCCAACCTTGCTCTATTGCCAGGGTGGCCCTCAGTCCGCATTATCACAGTTTTATAGTTTCCGTTGGAATTTCCAGCTGATGGCTGCACAAGGATATATCGTGGTAGCGCCCAACCGCCGCGGTATGCCAGGTTGGGGTGTAAAATGGAACGAGGATATCAGTAAAGACTGGGGTGGTCAGCCAATGCGCGACTACCTGGCTGCAATAGATGACGTATCGAAGGAAAACTATGTGGACAAAAGTCGCCTTGGTTGCGTAGGCGCCAGCTATGGTGGTTATAGCGTGTTCATGCTGGCTGGCATGCACGATAATAGGTTCAAGTCTTTCATTGCCCACGACGGCCTGTTTGATATGAAAAGCTGGTATGGCACAACAGAGGAACTTTGGTTTGCTAACTGGGACTTAGGTGGCGCATATTGGCGAAAGCCAATACCATCGGGATACGAAAAATTTAATCCAAGCAACTTTGTTGACAAATGGAATGCCCCGATCATGATCGTACAAGGCGGTACTGATTACCGTGTACCGATAGAACAAGGTTTGGAAGCCTTCCAGGCGGCGCAGTTGCGCGGTATTAAGAGCAAATTGCTTTACTTCCCTAACGAGAACCACTGGGTATTGCATGCGCAGAATGGTATTGCCTGGCAGCGCGAGTTCTTTAAATGGCTGGATGAGACATTGAAATAA
- the sucC gene encoding ADP-forming succinate--CoA ligase subunit beta, translating into MNLHEYQAKELLKRYNVPTQSGIAVSTVDEAVRAYKQISVDSGTKFAVVKAQIHAGGRGKGTMKEVPEQHGVKVIKSAEDVETVAKNILGNTLVTIQTGAAGKVVHKILVAQDMYYDGPSERKEFYLSILLDRAKKQNVIMYSTEGGMDIEEVAHNTPEKIYREWVAPNMTLQPFQARKIAFNFGLSGEAFKNMVKFVTNLYNAYVGLDCAMLEINPLFKSADDKIFAVDCKMNLDDNALMRHPDLADMRDKNEEDPTEVEAAEHNLNYVKLDGNVGCMVNGAGLAMATMDMIKLAGGEPANFLDVGGTANAQTVEAGFRIILKDPNVKAILINIFGGIVRCDRVAAGVIEAYNKLGNINIPIIVRLQGTNAEQAKELIENSGLKVQSAILLSEAAELVQQAVSAN; encoded by the coding sequence ATGAATTTGCACGAATACCAGGCCAAAGAGCTGCTGAAACGATATAACGTACCTACACAGTCGGGCATTGCCGTATCAACTGTTGACGAAGCTGTACGCGCATACAAACAAATATCTGTTGACTCAGGAACGAAGTTCGCTGTAGTTAAAGCACAGATACATGCAGGTGGCCGAGGTAAGGGCACAATGAAGGAAGTGCCGGAACAACACGGTGTAAAAGTGATAAAGAGTGCAGAAGATGTAGAAACAGTTGCAAAGAATATCCTGGGGAATACGCTGGTTACTATACAAACCGGCGCAGCAGGTAAAGTAGTTCATAAGATCCTAGTTGCCCAGGACATGTACTATGATGGTCCTAGCGAACGTAAAGAATTCTACCTCTCTATCCTGTTGGATCGCGCTAAGAAGCAAAACGTGATCATGTACAGCACAGAAGGCGGTATGGACATTGAAGAAGTGGCACACAACACCCCTGAGAAGATATATAGAGAGTGGGTTGCTCCTAACATGACACTGCAGCCATTCCAGGCTCGCAAAATAGCTTTCAATTTCGGCCTGAGCGGCGAAGCGTTCAAGAACATGGTAAAATTCGTAACCAACCTGTATAATGCATACGTTGGCTTGGATTGCGCTATGCTTGAAATCAACCCCCTGTTCAAATCGGCTGATGATAAGATATTCGCTGTTGACTGCAAGATGAACCTGGATGACAACGCATTGATGCGTCATCCTGACCTGGCAGATATGCGCGATAAAAATGAAGAAGATCCTACAGAAGTAGAAGCTGCTGAACACAACCTGAACTATGTAAAACTGGACGGTAACGTAGGTTGCATGGTGAACGGCGCTGGTCTGGCAATGGCTACTATGGATATGATCAAACTGGCAGGTGGCGAACCAGCCAACTTCCTGGACGTAGGTGGTACTGCCAACGCTCAAACAGTTGAGGCAGGCTTCCGTATCATCCTGAAAGATCCAAACGTAAAAGCTATACTGATCAACATCTTCGGCGGTATCGTTCGTTGCGACCGTGTTGCAGCTGGTGTTATCGAAGCTTACAACAAACTGGGTAACATCAACATCCCGATCATCGTACGCCTGCAAGGCACTAACGCTGAACAAGCAAAAGAACTGATCGAGAATTCAGGTCTAAAAGTACAGTCGGCTATCCTGCTGAGCGAAGCTGCAGAACTTGTACAGCAAGCTGTTAGCGCTAACTAA
- a CDS encoding penicillin acylase family protein translates to MRKLFAVLALVFVTVLIILLDRPLGSLPALGRLLDPINGAMASAESVDDDFSLEFSTSSLQQPVQVWFDDRLVPHIKAANDHDLYFVQGYIHAYFRLWQMDLQTRAAGGRVSEVLGKKALRFDREQRRKGMVFGAEKSLAAMEADPRTKQMLDAYKTGVNEYIASLNYRNLPIEYKLMGFEPEPWTNLKSALLLKYMADDLTGKTDDIALSILRERYTKEQFEDLFPERINGSTPVIPTGSIYSVPSMKQPAAPPDSLAWAHLDSADFVEQNEEGKGSNNWAVSGSRTASGAPILANDPHLGLNLPSLWFEVQLQAPGINVYGVSLPGAPGVVIGFNDHLSWGFTNNYRDVKDFYAVELKDDKSYLFNGKDVPLTIKDEVIKIKGKPDYIDHVKYTLHGPVIYDEEFHGPGGLKKPLALTWMAHKGTNEYLSIYLLNRATDYNSFVFAIQQFQCPGQNAIYADRQGNIALWGQGQFVNKWKEQGRFVMNGTDSSTLWKELIPMSENPHAMNPAQGFLSSANQSVTDGTYPYYYNGLFYEFRAWRINQVLGQLKKATVQDMFALQNDVYSILAANTLPVMLRHLDSSHVQGKQREYLNTLAGWDYRLAAKSKAASVFQIWSHFLYMAIWKDRFNKVPDNLMPSPERTMQLMQADTAIKGLRELATASFAQAADSLDKVDNDGLEWYKVKKPMVRHLTKLPAFSYLELPIGGWGNTPNAMKVDHGPSWRMVVQMGNEIEGYGVYPGGQSGNPGSKYYATFLDKWVKGEYYRLSFVPEGQTPDNKTVKHTWKIQPAK, encoded by the coding sequence ATGCGGAAATTGTTCGCTGTACTGGCCCTGGTATTTGTCACTGTCCTCATCATACTACTCGACAGACCTCTTGGTAGCTTGCCCGCTTTGGGGCGATTGCTGGACCCCATTAACGGCGCAATGGCCAGTGCTGAATCCGTTGACGATGACTTCAGCCTTGAATTTTCTACTTCCTCGCTTCAGCAACCAGTGCAAGTTTGGTTTGACGATCGCCTTGTACCACACATCAAAGCAGCCAATGACCATGACCTCTATTTTGTGCAGGGTTACATTCATGCATATTTCCGCCTTTGGCAGATGGATCTGCAGACCCGTGCAGCTGGTGGCCGGGTAAGCGAGGTGCTGGGCAAAAAGGCTCTGCGGTTTGATAGAGAGCAGAGGCGTAAAGGCATGGTATTCGGTGCAGAAAAGTCGCTGGCAGCAATGGAAGCGGACCCGCGTACCAAGCAAATGCTGGATGCTTATAAGACCGGCGTGAACGAATATATAGCTTCTCTTAACTACCGTAATCTTCCCATAGAATATAAGCTGATGGGCTTTGAACCTGAGCCGTGGACCAATTTGAAAAGCGCCTTGTTGCTTAAGTACATGGCTGATGATCTTACGGGCAAGACCGATGATATTGCCCTGTCCATTTTGCGCGAACGCTATACGAAAGAACAATTCGAAGACCTTTTCCCTGAAAGGATCAATGGAAGTACCCCTGTGATACCAACGGGGTCCATTTATTCTGTACCCTCGATGAAACAACCTGCGGCGCCGCCTGATAGCCTTGCATGGGCACATCTTGATTCTGCGGACTTCGTTGAACAAAACGAAGAAGGGAAGGGTAGCAACAATTGGGCAGTTAGCGGTTCCCGAACAGCGAGTGGTGCGCCTATTCTTGCAAATGATCCGCATCTTGGTCTCAATTTGCCCAGCCTTTGGTTTGAGGTGCAATTGCAGGCACCGGGTATTAATGTATACGGAGTGTCTTTGCCAGGTGCGCCGGGTGTGGTCATTGGTTTTAATGATCACCTCTCCTGGGGATTTACCAACAATTACCGCGACGTAAAGGACTTTTACGCAGTGGAGCTGAAAGATGATAAAAGTTATCTCTTCAATGGTAAAGACGTGCCTTTGACGATAAAAGATGAGGTCATTAAAATAAAAGGCAAGCCTGATTATATTGATCATGTCAAATACACTTTGCATGGGCCTGTTATTTACGATGAAGAATTTCATGGCCCCGGTGGTTTGAAGAAGCCGCTGGCGCTCACCTGGATGGCACACAAGGGTACCAACGAATATCTTTCCATCTATCTTTTGAACCGCGCTACCGATTATAACTCCTTTGTCTTTGCTATTCAGCAATTCCAGTGTCCCGGGCAGAACGCAATCTATGCCGACCGGCAAGGAAACATAGCACTATGGGGCCAGGGCCAGTTCGTGAACAAATGGAAGGAACAGGGACGGTTTGTCATGAACGGTACCGACAGCTCCACATTATGGAAAGAACTTATTCCCATGAGCGAGAATCCACATGCTATGAATCCGGCGCAGGGGTTTCTTAGCTCAGCCAATCAGTCCGTTACAGATGGCACCTACCCATATTACTACAACGGACTGTTCTACGAGTTCCGGGCGTGGCGTATCAACCAAGTGTTAGGGCAATTGAAGAAAGCCACCGTCCAGGATATGTTTGCCCTACAGAATGATGTGTATTCTATACTGGCTGCCAATACGCTGCCTGTGATGCTGCGCCATCTCGATTCAAGCCATGTACAAGGCAAGCAACGAGAATACCTCAATACGCTGGCCGGCTGGGATTACAGACTTGCCGCTAAAAGCAAAGCCGCATCGGTCTTCCAGATATGGTCGCACTTCTTGTACATGGCTATATGGAAAGACCGTTTCAACAAGGTGCCAGACAACCTGATGCCGTCGCCGGAGCGTACCATGCAATTGATGCAGGCCGACACTGCCATAAAAGGTTTGCGTGAATTGGCGACTGCCAGTTTTGCCCAGGCTGCAGACAGTCTCGACAAAGTGGACAACGATGGTCTGGAATGGTACAAAGTCAAAAAGCCAATGGTGCGTCACCTCACCAAATTACCGGCATTCAGTTATCTGGAACTGCCTATTGGCGGGTGGGGTAATACGCCTAACGCCATGAAGGTGGACCATGGACCATCGTGGCGCATGGTAGTGCAAATGGGCAATGAAATAGAAGGCTATGGCGTATATCCCGGTGGCCAGTCGGGAAATCCCGGCAGCAAGTATTATGCGACATTTCTCGATAAATGGGTAAAAGGCGAGTACTATCGTCTGTC
- a CDS encoding Ig-like domain-containing protein encodes MKSICFRVFLIFILSGVVAGCANIVPPSGGKKDTTPPKLASISPADSQLERRVTKIEMRFNEFINVNNASTEVQVSPLLKLPISVTNVGRRVYVEIPDTLLNDNTTYRLTFGNAISDLHEGNVFTNYAYTFSTGSYFDSLNLDGIVLNAAAGLPDSGGVVMLYEAATSDSVVVREKPVYVAPVQAGGHFSIKGLPQRAFRIYALNDGNGNLVYDGGEETIAFLDSLVTPIDSVSPSIVLKRFKEKLVDTLGMDSTVSMASGKLAARSRGAEREGFFYSVAVDTSDARKRTFDITKPLYITFNKLVDSIVKGRVNLTFDSADIAVESDFTLGFDTVREERLWLNTHWKENTVYTLRLLKGFAKDSAMTDAMPSRYTFRTKSDEDYARLHIHLPSKYRSSKYVLMVNNETDTVYQKPVVDTMVHLSRLQPGSYKMRIIVDENGNGFWDTGDLFEEIQPEEVIPYHEALQLRPGWDNTIDFEPAPPAKRAGARGTNSGKSSPPKRDKP; translated from the coding sequence ATGAAATCCATCTGTTTCCGCGTTTTTTTGATTTTCATATTGTCTGGGGTTGTAGCGGGTTGTGCTAACATAGTACCACCCAGCGGAGGCAAGAAGGATACAACCCCTCCTAAACTGGCGTCCATATCGCCAGCTGATTCGCAACTTGAAAGGCGAGTGACGAAGATAGAGATGCGTTTCAACGAGTTCATTAACGTGAATAATGCTTCTACCGAAGTTCAGGTATCGCCGTTGCTCAAGCTGCCAATAAGCGTGACGAACGTAGGCCGAAGGGTGTACGTGGAAATTCCTGACACGCTGCTCAACGACAACACCACATACCGCCTCACCTTTGGTAATGCGATCAGCGATCTGCACGAAGGGAATGTATTTACCAACTATGCATATACATTTAGTACGGGCAGTTATTTCGACTCGCTAAATCTTGATGGCATTGTTTTGAATGCTGCGGCAGGGTTGCCTGACAGTGGTGGAGTTGTAATGTTATACGAAGCTGCGACGTCAGACAGTGTAGTGGTTCGTGAAAAACCAGTGTACGTAGCTCCTGTGCAGGCTGGTGGCCACTTTTCTATCAAGGGACTTCCTCAAAGAGCATTCCGTATCTATGCATTGAACGACGGAAATGGCAACCTGGTGTATGATGGGGGTGAAGAAACAATAGCCTTTCTTGACAGCCTCGTTACACCGATTGACAGTGTAAGTCCTTCAATCGTGCTAAAACGATTTAAAGAAAAACTGGTGGATACGCTCGGCATGGATTCGACTGTTTCCATGGCCTCGGGCAAATTGGCTGCGCGTTCAAGAGGAGCCGAACGTGAAGGTTTTTTCTACAGTGTGGCTGTCGACACCAGCGATGCGCGTAAACGCACCTTCGATATTACAAAGCCATTGTACATCACGTTCAACAAACTGGTCGACAGCATTGTAAAAGGACGTGTCAATTTGACCTTTGATAGTGCTGATATAGCTGTAGAATCAGATTTTACGCTTGGATTTGATACAGTTCGCGAGGAACGCCTCTGGTTGAATACCCACTGGAAGGAAAATACGGTGTACACCCTGCGACTGTTAAAAGGTTTTGCAAAAGATTCTGCAATGACAGATGCCATGCCATCGCGGTACACGTTTAGAACAAAAAGCGATGAAGATTATGCACGGCTGCATATTCACCTTCCATCTAAATACAGAAGCTCTAAGTACGTATTAATGGTCAATAACGAGACCGACACAGTCTACCAGAAGCCCGTGGTCGACACTATGGTGCATTTATCAAGACTTCAACCTGGCAGCTATAAAATGCGTATCATAGTGGACGAGAACGGTAATGGCTTCTGGGATACCGGCGACCTGTTTGAAGAGATACAACCCGAAGAAGTGATACCTTATCACGAAGCTTTGCAACTCAGGCCAGGTTGGGACAATACCATTGATTTTGAACCAGCACCTCCCGCGAAAAGGGCAGGAGCACGGGGTACTAATTCAGGGAAGTCATCACCCCCTAAGCGGGATAAACCATGA
- a CDS encoding exodeoxyribonuclease III translates to MRIITYNINGIRSAIKKGFIDWLKTDPADIICLQEIKAEKENVDFAAIEALGFDTYWFSAEKKGYSGVAIFSKRRADNVFYGNGIMQSDAEGRVLRADFGDVTLVNAYYPSGTSGEIRQTYKYQWLDEFFEYLEELRKVRPKLIIVGDYNIAHKSIDIHNPVGNKKTSGFLPEERAWMDKFYENGYVDTFRVFNENPHHYTWWSSRFPTVREQNKGWRIDYISVTEPLRSALKGAAIHPDVKHSDHCPAFVEIDF, encoded by the coding sequence ATGAGGATCATTACTTACAATATCAACGGCATCAGAAGTGCCATCAAAAAGGGGTTTATTGATTGGCTGAAAACCGATCCTGCCGATATCATTTGCCTGCAGGAAATAAAAGCAGAAAAAGAGAATGTAGACTTTGCTGCTATCGAAGCGCTGGGATTTGATACCTACTGGTTCTCTGCAGAGAAAAAAGGCTATAGTGGTGTAGCAATATTCAGCAAGCGCAGGGCAGATAATGTGTTCTACGGCAATGGCATCATGCAGAGCGATGCAGAGGGTAGAGTATTGCGTGCAGACTTTGGAGACGTCACATTGGTCAATGCCTATTATCCCAGCGGAACGAGTGGAGAGATCAGGCAAACTTATAAATACCAGTGGCTGGATGAGTTCTTTGAATACCTCGAAGAATTGAGGAAAGTGCGTCCGAAACTGATTATTGTAGGAGACTATAATATTGCGCATAAGTCTATCGACATTCACAATCCGGTTGGCAATAAGAAAACTAGTGGCTTCTTGCCAGAAGAACGTGCGTGGATGGATAAGTTTTATGAAAATGGGTATGTAGATACCTTTCGCGTATTCAACGAGAATCCCCATCATTACACATGGTGGAGTAGTAGGTTTCCTACTGTCCGCGAGCAAAACAAAGGCTGGCGTATCGATTACATCAGTGTCACTGAACCACTACGCAGTGCATTGAAAGGGGCAGCCATCCATCCGGACGTAAAGCATTCCGACCACTGTCCCGCATTTGTGGAGATCGACTTCTAA
- a CDS encoding heme-binding domain-containing protein produces the protein MLKKVLIVLLILLVAIQFIRPERNQSNAQSPNDITSHYDVPANIQLVLQKACYDCHSNSTKYPWYTNIQPVGLWLQNHVDEGKEHLNFSEFASYNKKKQAHKLEEVGETVEGGEMPLSSYTIIHHEAKLSKEDRDLLLAWAKSLQQQIAAQQ, from the coding sequence ATGCTTAAGAAGGTTCTGATAGTTTTGTTGATACTACTAGTAGCCATTCAATTCATACGTCCTGAGCGAAATCAGTCGAATGCACAAAGCCCCAACGATATCACATCGCACTACGATGTACCTGCCAATATACAGTTGGTGCTTCAGAAAGCCTGCTATGATTGCCACAGTAATAGTACTAAGTATCCATGGTATACAAATATCCAACCTGTTGGCCTCTGGTTGCAGAACCATGTAGATGAAGGTAAGGAACATCTTAACTTTTCAGAGTTTGCCAGCTACAATAAAAAGAAGCAAGCGCATAAGCTGGAGGAAGTTGGCGAAACGGTAGAGGGGGGCGAGATGCCGTTGTCCAGTTATACCATTATACACCATGAGGCTAAGCTTTCAAAAGAAGATAGAGACCTGTTGCTCGCCTGGGCAAAATCATTGCAACAGCAAATAGCAGCACAACAATAG
- a CDS encoding CDGSH iron-sulfur domain-containing protein — MAATKITVNSNGSLKVEGDFEIVDKEGNVYDLGGRTVVSICRCGLSKNKPFCDASHKGHFEHEAIAFALPPKKV; from the coding sequence ATGGCTGCAACTAAGATCACTGTTAACAGTAACGGTTCACTGAAGGTAGAAGGCGATTTCGAAATAGTAGACAAGGAAGGAAACGTGTATGACCTTGGCGGAAGGACAGTAGTATCGATATGCAGGTGCGGTCTCTCCAAGAATAAACCATTTTGCGACGCTTCACACAAAGGCCACTTCGAGCACGAGGCGATTGCGTTCGCATTACCTCCTAAAAAAGTTTAA